One Bacillus solimangrovi genomic window carries:
- the treC gene encoding alpha,alpha-phosphotrehalase — MAQPWWKKSVVYQIYPKSFNDTTGNGTGDIEGIIEKLDYLKELGVDVVWLTPIYKSPQRDNGYDISDYYQIHEEYGTMEDFERLLNEAHDRDIKIIMDIVVNHTSTEHQWFKQASQSKDNPYRDFYIWKESDNGVAPNNWQSKFGGSAWEYDETSSQYYLHLFDVTQADLNWENETVRNKVYEMMHFWFAKGVDGFRLDVINLISKAQNFPNDNEGDGRKFYTDGPRAHEFMHEMNRKVFSKYKSMTVGEMSSTTIEDCVKYTNPTSQELDMTFNFHHLKVDYPNGEKWAIADFDFLELKQILSKWQTEMNNGGGWNALFWCNHDQPRIVSRYGNDSEYREESAKMLATTIHLMQGTPYIYQGEEIGMTNPKFNKIKDYRDVETLNMYKLMHGQDKSEAEIIEIIKQKSRDNSRTPIHWTEQKNAGFTLGTPWIPVAENYKEINVEQALKDSNSTFYHYKKLIQLRKELDIITNGDYQLLLEDHPRIFAYTRNSRHETLLVINNFYDNEAVVKLPQEIDVKNYKPELVLSNYNDSTTDFSEIVLRPFESIVYHLKRK, encoded by the coding sequence ATGGCACAGCCTTGGTGGAAAAAATCAGTAGTATATCAAATTTATCCGAAAAGCTTTAACGATACAACTGGTAACGGTACTGGTGATATTGAAGGAATTATAGAAAAACTAGATTATTTAAAAGAGCTTGGAGTAGATGTTGTTTGGCTTACTCCCATCTATAAATCTCCACAGCGTGACAATGGATATGATATAAGTGATTATTATCAAATTCACGAAGAATATGGAACGATGGAAGACTTTGAACGACTTTTGAATGAAGCACATGACCGTGATATTAAAATTATTATGGATATTGTCGTAAATCACACGTCAACTGAACATCAATGGTTTAAGCAAGCATCTCAATCAAAAGATAATCCTTATCGTGATTTTTATATTTGGAAAGAAAGTGATAACGGAGTAGCACCGAATAACTGGCAATCGAAGTTCGGTGGTTCGGCTTGGGAATATGATGAAACTAGTAGTCAATATTATTTACACTTGTTCGATGTTACACAAGCTGATTTGAATTGGGAAAATGAAACGGTACGCAATAAAGTATATGAAATGATGCACTTCTGGTTTGCTAAAGGTGTTGATGGCTTTCGCTTAGATGTCATCAATCTCATTTCGAAAGCGCAGAATTTCCCCAATGATAACGAAGGAGACGGGCGGAAATTTTATACAGATGGGCCACGAGCACATGAATTTATGCATGAGATGAATCGTAAAGTATTCTCAAAATATAAATCAATGACGGTTGGAGAAATGTCATCCACAACAATTGAAGATTGCGTTAAATATACCAATCCAACAAGTCAAGAATTAGATATGACATTTAACTTTCATCATTTGAAGGTTGATTATCCAAATGGTGAGAAGTGGGCAATCGCCGATTTTGACTTTCTTGAATTGAAACAAATTTTATCAAAGTGGCAAACTGAAATGAACAATGGTGGAGGGTGGAATGCGCTTTTTTGGTGCAACCATGATCAACCACGTATTGTATCGAGATATGGAAATGATAGTGAGTATCGTGAAGAATCAGCTAAGATGCTCGCAACAACAATCCATTTGATGCAAGGGACTCCTTATATTTATCAAGGTGAAGAGATAGGGATGACTAATCCGAAATTCAACAAAATTAAGGATTACCGTGATGTTGAAACATTAAACATGTATAAACTAATGCATGGACAAGATAAATCAGAAGCAGAGATTATCGAGATTATAAAACAAAAATCTCGTGATAATTCTCGAACTCCTATTCACTGGACAGAACAGAAAAATGCAGGATTCACATTGGGCACACCTTGGATTCCAGTTGCAGAAAATTATAAAGAAATTAATGTAGAGCAGGCATTGAAAGATTCAAATTCGACTTTTTATCATTATAAGAAGTTAATTCAGTTGAGAAAAGAGTTGGACATTATAACGAATGGTGATTATCAGTTGTTATTGGAAGATCACCCACGAATTTTTGCATATACAAGAAATTCTAGGCATGAAACTTTACTTGTAATTAATAATTTCTATGATAATGAAGCAGTAGTTAAATTACCTCAAGAAATAGATGTGAAAAACTATAAACCAGAACTTGTGTTAAGTAATTATAATGATTCAACTACTGATTTTTCTGAAATAGTATTGCGTCCATTTGAGTCAATCGTATATCATTTAAAGAGAAAGTAA
- the aspA gene encoding aspartate ammonia-lyase: MNENTAVRIEKDFLGEKQVPIDAYYGVQTLRAVENFPITGYRIERSLIRGMAIVKKSAALANMEIGQLNERVGKAIVAASDEVIDGKFCDQFIVDPIQGGAGTSINMNTNEVIANRALEILGEEKGNYKLISPNSHVNMSQSTNDACPTGIHLAILIMLENLLEEMNKLYNSFHLKAEEFDSVLKMGRTHLQDAVPIRLGQEFEAYARVLQRDIARVEQSRIHVYEVNMGATAVGTGLNADPEYIERVVENIRNISGFPIVKTNHLVDATQNTDCYLDVSSALKVCMMNMSKVANDLRMMASGPSAGLGEISLPARQPGSSIMPGKVNPVMAEVLNQCAFQVIGNDHTICLASEAGQFELNVMGPVLVFNLLQSIKVMTNCFNVFRKYCVDGIKANEERMNEYVNNSIGLITAINPHVGYETASAIAKEALETKKTIREICISKNILTSEELDKILHPYEMTNPGIAGKELLLKDKE, translated from the coding sequence TTGAACGAAAATACAGCAGTCAGAATAGAAAAAGACTTCTTAGGAGAAAAACAAGTCCCTATTGATGCCTACTACGGTGTCCAAACACTTAGAGCAGTAGAGAACTTCCCGATCACTGGATATCGTATCGAGAGGAGTCTTATTCGTGGAATGGCAATCGTAAAGAAATCAGCAGCACTTGCAAATATGGAAATTGGACAATTAAATGAACGGGTTGGAAAAGCCATTGTTGCTGCATCTGATGAGGTTATAGACGGGAAATTTTGCGATCAATTTATAGTAGACCCTATTCAAGGTGGTGCTGGTACCTCTATTAACATGAACACGAATGAAGTCATTGCAAATCGAGCACTTGAAATACTAGGCGAGGAAAAAGGCAACTATAAATTGATTAGTCCGAATTCCCATGTAAATATGTCACAATCAACAAACGATGCATGTCCAACTGGGATTCATCTAGCCATTCTTATTATGTTAGAGAATCTCCTAGAGGAAATGAATAAACTATACAACTCCTTCCACCTCAAAGCAGAAGAATTTGATTCTGTTCTAAAAATGGGAAGAACACACTTACAAGATGCTGTTCCAATTAGACTTGGACAAGAATTTGAAGCATATGCTCGTGTCTTGCAACGAGACATTGCACGCGTTGAGCAATCACGCATACATGTCTATGAAGTGAATATGGGAGCAACTGCGGTAGGAACAGGCTTAAATGCAGATCCAGAATACATTGAGCGCGTCGTAGAGAACATTCGGAACATTAGTGGATTCCCAATTGTCAAAACCAATCATCTCGTTGATGCTACGCAAAATACAGATTGTTATCTAGATGTTTCATCTGCATTAAAAGTATGTATGATGAATATGTCAAAAGTGGCAAATGATCTTCGGATGATGGCATCAGGTCCAAGCGCAGGGCTCGGTGAGATATCTCTACCAGCTCGACAACCAGGGTCATCGATTATGCCTGGTAAGGTAAATCCTGTAATGGCTGAAGTTCTAAATCAATGTGCCTTCCAAGTAATCGGAAATGATCATACAATTTGTCTAGCTTCAGAAGCAGGACAATTTGAACTAAATGTGATGGGGCCAGTACTTGTCTTCAATCTCCTTCAATCTATTAAAGTCATGACCAATTGCTTCAATGTTTTCCGTAAATATTGCGTAGATGGCATTAAAGCAAATGAGGAGAGAATGAACGAATACGTTAACAATAGTATCGGACTGATCACTGCAATTAACCCTCACGTTGGTTATGAGACTGCATCTGCAATTGCAAAGGAAGCACTTGAAACGAAGAAAACGATTAGAGAAATTTGTATAAGCAAAAATATCTTAACGAGTGAAGAATTAGATAAGATTCTACACCCTTACGAAATGACTAACCCTGGTATTGCTGGGAAAGAGTTATTATTAAAAGATAAAGAATGA
- the treR gene encoding trehalose operon repressor, translated as MKNKYNGIYQELANRIKDGMYQPLEKLPSEHELVEEFEVSRETIRKALNLLAQNGYIQKVRGKGSVVLEVGKFNFPISGLVSFKELANKLGKESSTKVHELSIIHPDRYLMNQLKANEQSEIWKVVRVRKIDNDRIILDKDYFLKKFVPSLTKDICEDSIYEYLEKELNIKISFAKKEFFVEQATEEDKELLDLQMYDSVVVVKNYVYLNDASLFQYTESRHRPDKFRFVDFARRQT; from the coding sequence ATGAAGAATAAGTATAATGGCATTTATCAAGAATTAGCTAACCGTATTAAGGACGGTATGTACCAACCGCTTGAGAAATTACCTTCTGAACATGAGCTTGTAGAAGAATTTGAAGTGTCACGAGAAACGATTAGAAAGGCGCTTAACCTACTCGCCCAGAATGGATACATTCAGAAAGTACGTGGGAAAGGATCGGTCGTACTTGAAGTTGGGAAATTTAACTTTCCGATTTCAGGTTTAGTAAGTTTTAAAGAACTCGCAAATAAATTAGGCAAAGAATCAAGCACGAAAGTTCATGAGTTATCAATTATTCATCCTGATCGATATTTAATGAATCAGTTAAAGGCAAATGAGCAATCAGAGATATGGAAAGTTGTTCGTGTTCGTAAAATTGATAATGACCGAATTATTCTTGATAAAGATTATTTTCTCAAGAAATTTGTGCCTTCTTTAACGAAGGATATTTGTGAAGATTCAATTTATGAGTATTTAGAAAAAGAACTAAATATAAAAATTAGCTTTGCAAAGAAAGAATTTTTTGTTGAACAAGCGACAGAAGAAGATAAGGAATTACTTGATTTACAAATGTATGATTCAGTTGTTGTAGTAAAGAATTACGTGTATTTAAATGATGCAAGCTTATTTCAATATACTGAATCTCGCCATCGCCCTGACAAATTTAGATTTGTGGATTTTGCACGTAGACAAACTTAA
- the treP gene encoding PTS system trehalose-specific EIIBC component: protein MAVNKESIEQILEAIGGKDNVSVATHCVTRLRFALKDESVVDKEKLENIDLVKGSFSSNGQFQVIIGPGLVEKVYKELVDIADIDSATKEDVKEQTSKKMNPLQRAVKTLADIFIPILPAIVTAGLLMGLNNLLTGADIFYEGKSLIDVHTQWADLASIINLIANTSFVFLPGLIGWSAVKKFGGNPLLGIVLGLMLVHPDLLNAWGYGSASESGEIPTWNLFGLIIEKVGYQGQVLPILVASYVLAKIEITMNKIVPDAFKLLIVAPITLLVTGFLSFIVIGPLTFTIGNVLTNGLIGIFDSFAALGGLVYGGFYALLVVTGMHHTFLAVDLQLISSAGGTFLWPMLALSNIAQGSAALAMMFVVKDEKLKGLSLTSAISAYLGITEPAMFGVNIRYKYPFICAMIASGIAGMLLAIKGVKAASIGVGGVPGIFSIYSQYWGIFLVGMVIVLVVPFFGTIIYSKIKK from the coding sequence ATGGCAGTGAACAAGGAATCCATAGAGCAAATACTTGAAGCTATTGGTGGTAAGGACAATGTCTCTGTTGCAACGCACTGTGTCACACGTCTCCGCTTTGCTCTGAAAGATGAAAGTGTTGTCGATAAAGAAAAATTAGAGAATATCGACCTCGTGAAAGGTTCATTTTCAAGCAACGGTCAATTTCAAGTCATTATTGGTCCAGGGTTAGTTGAAAAAGTGTACAAGGAATTGGTTGATATAGCGGACATTGACTCCGCTACTAAGGAAGATGTGAAAGAGCAAACCTCTAAGAAGATGAATCCGTTGCAACGTGCGGTTAAGACATTGGCAGATATTTTCATCCCAATTTTGCCTGCGATTGTAACAGCTGGTCTATTAATGGGGTTAAATAACCTTCTTACAGGAGCAGATATTTTTTATGAAGGAAAATCATTAATTGATGTTCATACACAATGGGCTGACTTAGCGAGTATTATTAATTTGATTGCAAACACCTCATTTGTATTCTTGCCAGGGTTAATTGGTTGGTCCGCAGTTAAGAAATTCGGTGGAAATCCATTGCTCGGGATTGTACTAGGACTTATGCTTGTTCACCCGGATTTATTGAATGCTTGGGGATATGGATCAGCAAGTGAAAGTGGAGAAATACCTACATGGAATTTATTTGGACTCATAATTGAAAAAGTAGGTTATCAAGGACAAGTTCTTCCTATTTTAGTAGCATCTTATGTACTTGCAAAGATTGAGATTACAATGAACAAAATTGTACCAGATGCATTCAAGCTTTTGATTGTTGCCCCAATTACATTGCTAGTAACAGGGTTCTTATCGTTTATTGTTATTGGTCCATTAACGTTTACAATTGGTAATGTTTTAACTAATGGTTTAATTGGAATCTTTGATTCATTTGCAGCATTAGGTGGCCTTGTATATGGTGGTTTTTATGCTTTGCTCGTTGTGACAGGTATGCACCATACGTTCTTAGCAGTAGACTTGCAGTTAATTTCTAGTGCAGGTGGAACATTCTTATGGCCAATGTTAGCACTTTCAAATATTGCACAAGGCTCTGCTGCACTTGCGATGATGTTCGTAGTAAAAGATGAGAAGCTAAAAGGTCTATCATTAACATCAGCAATCTCAGCATATCTTGGTATTACAGAACCAGCGATGTTTGGCGTAAACATTCGATACAAATATCCATTTATTTGCGCGATGATTGCTTCAGGTATTGCAGGTATGCTTCTTGCGATTAAAGGGGTTAAAGCAGCATCAATCGGTGTAGGAGGAGTACCTGGTATTTTCTCGATTTATTCTCAATATTGGGGAATATTCTTAGTTGGTATGGTAATCGTACTCGTCGTTCCATTCTTTGGTACAATTATCTATTCAAAAATAAAAAAATAA